One window of Salegentibacter sp. Hel_I_6 genomic DNA carries:
- a CDS encoding McrB family protein — MSKKLQNLYRHLINNRKHHLIGWYKSYKDITGAVQKVKTALENSENSIDLNSKELYAETYYSKSDNPYDVFIKDLVYEKSNGVSSRGQSVLSKENFNSFKEDSLFRETIKEIILQPDFTGFEKLKKYWSDREVGNNPVLINRIMGAATLDVTTTVDNGKFDQVFKWLQDRNLIPTYNATETDWFHKNKYAISEIREGLKDLWNDDEVEIDDHWIGLFYWEIYTNLSNPFSLKKQVVKYGAPGTGKTYNAKKTTELQYELWCGEIEAGSDITYDELVKVVQFHPSFTYEDFMEGLRPTIDNQNQTQLALQNGVFKDLCIKAGKWEKDLIEQKIINKNRKWEDLKVEDIHSYKDKLNGVHWEFIFNADPGKKLESIVPPFFIIIDEINRAELSRVFGELMYCLEYRGYEGMIKTQYSHLNTDSTGMIKIGEEYRFFVPNNVFIIATMNTIDRSVESFDFALRRRFRWEEVQPDTSILRYHLTENTDKPHFKNWSDLAKNLENLNDNIRNQELLGKDYCIGHAYLWNLNYAENSSVSEVRKAVWEDNIQPLLQEYLRGTGREAELLGKFKKSFSLN; from the coding sequence ATGAGCAAAAAATTACAAAATTTATATAGGCACTTAATTAATAACCGAAAGCACCACCTTATTGGCTGGTACAAATCATATAAAGATATCACCGGTGCTGTTCAAAAGGTTAAGACCGCCCTGGAGAATTCTGAAAATAGCATAGATCTAAATTCTAAAGAACTTTACGCGGAGACTTACTATTCCAAATCTGATAATCCCTACGACGTATTTATTAAGGATTTGGTTTATGAAAAATCGAATGGGGTTTCTTCCCGGGGGCAATCGGTACTTAGTAAAGAAAACTTCAATTCTTTTAAAGAAGACTCCCTGTTCAGAGAAACCATTAAGGAAATAATCCTGCAACCCGATTTTACCGGCTTTGAGAAGCTTAAAAAATACTGGAGTGACCGTGAGGTAGGTAACAATCCGGTATTAATAAATAGGATAATGGGGGCTGCTACCCTTGATGTTACCACTACTGTAGATAACGGCAAGTTTGATCAGGTCTTTAAATGGTTACAAGATCGTAACCTTATTCCAACATACAACGCCACAGAAACAGATTGGTTCCATAAAAATAAATATGCTATAAGTGAAATACGGGAAGGCTTAAAAGACCTTTGGAATGATGATGAGGTTGAAATAGACGATCACTGGATAGGGCTTTTTTACTGGGAAATATATACAAACCTATCCAATCCCTTTAGCCTTAAAAAACAGGTAGTCAAATATGGTGCTCCCGGCACTGGAAAAACCTATAATGCCAAAAAGACTACTGAATTACAATATGAGCTTTGGTGTGGTGAAATTGAAGCCGGTTCAGACATCACTTATGATGAATTAGTAAAGGTAGTTCAGTTTCATCCATCCTTTACTTATGAAGATTTTATGGAAGGCTTACGTCCCACTATAGATAATCAGAACCAAACCCAGCTTGCTTTACAAAATGGTGTTTTTAAAGATTTGTGCATTAAAGCGGGTAAATGGGAAAAGGATCTTATTGAGCAAAAAATAATCAATAAAAACCGTAAATGGGAAGACCTTAAAGTTGAAGACATTCATTCCTATAAAGATAAATTAAATGGAGTTCATTGGGAATTCATCTTTAATGCTGATCCAGGAAAAAAACTGGAATCTATAGTCCCTCCCTTTTTTATAATTATCGATGAAATAAACCGCGCAGAACTAAGCCGGGTTTTCGGTGAATTGATGTATTGCTTAGAATATCGTGGTTATGAAGGTATGATCAAAACTCAATATTCCCACTTAAATACTGATAGTACAGGAATGATTAAAATAGGTGAAGAATACCGGTTTTTTGTTCCTAACAATGTTTTTATAATCGCCACGATGAACACCATAGACCGAAGTGTGGAAAGCTTTGATTTTGCTCTGCGTAGAAGGTTTAGGTGGGAAGAAGTACAACCCGATACTTCCATTTTGAGATATCACCTCACTGAAAATACCGATAAACCTCATTTTAAAAATTGGAGTGATTTAGCGAAAAATCTTGAAAACTTAAACGATAACATAAGAAACCAGGAACTTCTTGGGAAAGATTACTGCATAGGCCACGCTTACCTGTGGAACTTGAACTACGCAGAAAACTCATCGGTTTCTGAAGTGAGGAAAGCCGTTTGGGAGGATAATATTCAACCCTTATTGCAGGAATATCTTAGGGGAACCGGCAGAGAAGCTGAATTACTTGGGAAATTTAAAAAATCCTTTAGCCTGAACTAA
- a CDS encoding restriction endonuclease subunit S — MRDSWTEVKLGAVCTTFAGGTPSRSNPSFYNGDIPWISSGEVNQATITKTSEHITEKALKLSSAKWIPENAVLMAMYGATAGQVSKLKIRATSNQAVLALIPRKDDNDFIYHQLKLRKEKILFFAQGSGQPNLSKNLIDSTLIPLPPLPHQRKIAKILNTIDAVIEKTEAAIAKYKALKQGMMQDLFTRGIDPQTGKLRPSQKDAPELYKETELGWIPKEWMITNLENSANLITDGAHFSPVPQEDGLPIGNVKDMTSYGFNYEKCTKIKKEVFRELKRQNCSPIKDDVLLSKDGTIGKVILFSGSRDIVLLSSIAIIRPSKKVNPEYLSFVLQSGYFDLELYKLVSGSALKRITLRDIKKMRMPFPQNLEEQFEISKKLNRIMSLIHKEQTNLSKHQSLKKGLMQDLLTGKVEVEV; from the coding sequence ATGAGGGATAGTTGGACGGAAGTAAAATTAGGTGCTGTTTGTACAACTTTCGCAGGAGGTACGCCCAGTAGAAGTAACCCTTCTTTTTATAATGGTGATATTCCTTGGATTTCCTCTGGAGAAGTCAACCAAGCTACTATTACAAAAACATCAGAGCATATTACAGAAAAAGCACTGAAATTATCCAGTGCTAAATGGATACCTGAAAACGCTGTGTTAATGGCAATGTACGGAGCAACAGCTGGTCAGGTTTCTAAATTGAAGATTAGAGCTACATCAAATCAAGCTGTCTTAGCTTTAATTCCCAGGAAAGATGATAATGATTTTATATATCATCAACTAAAATTACGAAAGGAAAAAATTTTATTCTTTGCCCAAGGTTCAGGTCAGCCTAACTTGAGTAAAAATTTAATTGATTCAACTTTAATTCCTTTACCTCCTTTACCTCACCAACGTAAAATCGCAAAAATTCTCAACACGATAGATGCGGTGATTGAAAAAACGGAGGCGGCCATTGCCAAATATAAGGCCCTAAAGCAGGGAATGATGCAGGACCTCTTTACCCGCGGCATAGACCCCCAAACCGGCAAACTCCGCCCCTCCCAGAAAGACGCACCTGAGCTTTATAAAGAAACCGAATTGGGGTGGATTCCGAAGGAATGGATGATAACCAATCTTGAAAATTCGGCGAATTTAATAACAGATGGTGCTCACTTTAGTCCTGTACCACAAGAAGATGGTTTACCTATAGGGAATGTGAAGGATATGACTTCATATGGGTTTAATTATGAAAAATGCACCAAAATTAAAAAGGAAGTTTTTCGGGAGTTAAAAAGACAAAATTGTTCACCAATTAAAGATGATGTTCTTTTATCTAAAGATGGTACCATTGGAAAAGTCATTTTATTTAGTGGAAGCAGAGATATAGTTTTATTGTCATCTATTGCAATTATTCGTCCCTCAAAAAAAGTAAATCCGGAGTACTTATCTTTTGTATTACAGTCAGGGTATTTCGATCTTGAACTTTACAAATTAGTGTCCGGAAGTGCCTTAAAAAGAATCACCTTGAGAGATATCAAAAAAATGAGGATGCCATTTCCTCAAAATCTTGAAGAGCAATTCGAAATCAGTAAAAAATTAAACAGGATTATGTCTTTAATTCATAAAGAACAAACCAACCTCTCCAAGCACCAAAGCCTTAAAAAAGGCCTGATGCAGGATTTGTTAACCGGGAAAGTGGAGGTTGAGGTTTAA